From Streptomyces asiaticus, one genomic window encodes:
- a CDS encoding cobyrinate a,c-diamide synthase, protein MVSVPRLVIAAPASGSGKTTVTAGLMAAFAERGLDVSPHKVGPDYIDPGYHALAISSAGSSVGSSGASGAGRSRTGVARPGRNLDAYLCGPDRIAPLFLHGAAGCDLALVEGVMGLFDGAAGQGELASTAHVAKLLRAPVVLVVDASSQSRSVAALVHGFASWDPEVRVAGVILNKVASDRHEAMLREALEGCGVPVFGALRRTRAVRAPSRHLGLVPVAERHAEAVDSAAALAARVREGCDLDGLLALARSAPPLSGRPWDPEEEIHRAMAAVPGAEGRGDGAGGRGDRAARPVVAVAGGAAFTFSYAEHAELLTAAGARVVPFDPLRDERLPEGTAGLVIGGGFPEVYAPELSANEPLRTAVAGLAASGAPIAAECAGLLYLAHSLDGEPMCGVLAAKARMSERLTLGYREAVAVSDTSLAAAGTRVRGHEFHRTTIVPGAGPEPAWGLVHPERRTEGFAQGDVHASYLHVHWASVPGAAARFVDRCASPAG, encoded by the coding sequence GTGGTGAGTGTCCCGCGCCTGGTGATCGCGGCGCCCGCCTCCGGCAGCGGGAAGACGACGGTCACGGCGGGGCTGATGGCCGCCTTCGCGGAGCGCGGTCTGGATGTGTCCCCGCACAAGGTCGGCCCGGACTACATCGACCCTGGCTATCACGCGCTGGCCATCTCCTCGGCCGGTTCCTCGGTCGGTTCTTCGGGCGCCTCGGGAGCCGGCCGGTCGCGGACCGGAGTCGCGCGCCCGGGCCGGAATCTGGACGCCTATCTATGCGGTCCGGACCGGATCGCACCGCTGTTCCTGCATGGGGCGGCGGGCTGCGATCTGGCGCTGGTCGAGGGGGTGATGGGCCTGTTCGACGGGGCGGCCGGACAGGGCGAGCTGGCCTCGACGGCGCATGTGGCCAAGCTGCTGCGGGCACCGGTGGTGCTGGTGGTGGACGCGTCGTCGCAGTCGCGGTCGGTGGCCGCGCTCGTGCATGGCTTCGCCTCCTGGGACCCCGAGGTGCGAGTGGCGGGGGTGATCCTGAACAAGGTCGCTTCGGACCGTCACGAGGCGATGCTGCGCGAGGCGCTGGAGGGGTGCGGGGTGCCGGTGTTCGGCGCGCTGCGCCGGACGCGGGCGGTGCGGGCCCCGAGCCGCCATCTGGGTCTGGTGCCGGTGGCCGAGCGCCATGCGGAGGCGGTCGATTCGGCGGCCGCGCTGGCGGCGCGGGTGCGGGAGGGCTGCGATCTCGACGGGCTGCTGGCGCTGGCGCGCAGCGCACCGCCGCTGTCCGGGCGGCCCTGGGATCCGGAGGAGGAGATACACCGGGCGATGGCCGCCGTCCCCGGTGCCGAGGGCCGGGGCGACGGTGCCGGGGGCCGGGGCGACCGGGCGGCGCGGCCGGTGGTCGCCGTGGCGGGCGGGGCCGCGTTCACCTTCTCGTACGCGGAGCACGCCGAGTTGCTCACGGCGGCCGGGGCGCGGGTCGTCCCCTTCGACCCACTGCGGGACGAGCGCCTCCCGGAGGGCACCGCCGGTCTGGTGATCGGCGGCGGCTTCCCGGAGGTCTACGCCCCCGAGCTGTCCGCGAACGAGCCGCTGCGCACCGCCGTCGCCGGGCTCGCCGCCTCCGGCGCGCCCATCGCCGCCGAATGTGCCGGACTGCTGTATCTGGCGCATTCGCTGGACGGGGAGCCGATGTGCGGGGTGCTGGCCGCGAAGGCACGGATGTCGGAACGTCTGACGCTGGGCTACCGTGAGGCCGTGGCCGTCTCCGACACCTCACTCGCCGCCGCGGGGACACGGGTGCGCGGCCATGAGTTCCACCGCACGACCATCGTGCCCGGAGCGGGGCCGGAGCCCGCCTGGGGGCTCGTCCACCCGGAGCGTCGTACCGAAGGGTTCGCACAGGGAGATGTGCATGCCTCCTATCTGCATGTGCACTGGGCCTCGGTCCCAGGGGCGGCGGCGCGGTTCGTCGACAGATGTGCGTCCCCCGCCGGTTGA
- the cobO gene encoding cob(I)yrinic acid a,c-diamide adenosyltransferase translates to MPQGQPTVVPDDGLTTRQRRNRPLVLVHTGQGKGKSTAAFGLALRAWNQNWPVGVFQFVKSAKWRVGEERALRVLGDSGEGGTVAWHKMGEGWSWVQRDMASSEEAAREGWEQVKRDLAAETYRLYVLDEFAYPMHWGWVDPDEVVAVLRDRPGTQHVVITGRNAPAQLLDFADLVTDMSKVKHPMDAGQKGQRGIEW, encoded by the coding sequence ATGCCGCAAGGACAACCGACCGTCGTGCCGGACGACGGGCTGACCACCCGCCAGCGCCGCAACCGTCCGCTGGTGCTCGTCCACACCGGTCAGGGCAAGGGCAAGTCGACCGCGGCGTTCGGGCTGGCGCTGCGGGCGTGGAACCAAAACTGGCCGGTCGGTGTATTCCAATTTGTAAAGTCCGCGAAATGGCGGGTCGGCGAGGAGCGCGCGCTGCGCGTCCTCGGCGACTCGGGCGAAGGGGGGACCGTCGCATGGCACAAGATGGGCGAGGGCTGGTCGTGGGTCCAGCGCGACATGGCTTCCAGCGAGGAGGCCGCACGCGAGGGCTGGGAGCAGGTCAAGCGCGATCTCGCGGCGGAGACATACCGGCTCTATGTGCTGGACGAGTTCGCGTATCCGATGCACTGGGGCTGGGTGGACCCCGACGAGGTGGTGGCGGTGCTGCGGGACCGTCCCGGGACACAGCACGTGGTCATCACGGGGCGTAACGCACCGGCGCAGCTGCTGGACTTCGCCGACCTGGTCACCGACATGTCCAAGGTCAAGCATCCGATGGACGCCGGTCAGAAGGGCCAGCGAGGCATCGAGTGGTGA
- a CDS encoding putative cobaltochelatase yields MTTTYPFSAIVGMDGLRLALLLNAVSPAVGGVLVRGEKGTAKSTAVRAIASLLPEVDVVAGCRFSCDPAAPDPSCPDGPHEPGTGEARPARMVELPVGASEDRLVGALDIERALSDGVKAFEPGLLADAHRGVLYVDEVNLLHDHLIDLLLDAAAMGASYVEREGVSVRHAARFLLVGTMNPEEGELRPQLLDRFGLTVEVAASRDTEERVEVVRRRLAYDEDPEGFAARWAADEEALRERIAAARSLLPRVALGDRALRQIAAVCAGFEVDGMRADIVTARTATALAAWAGRTDVRTEDVRGAALLSLPHRRRRAPFDAPGLDEDKLDEILGRFEEDDPEPDPDPGPEDGPGGSGPDDPGGPEGGPQEGAGDGPGEQSPPAEPEPSVPDQRTGEHETADREPDSAPADRDSGPGEADDGVGGAGGERAAVGAAEPFRTRRLDVPGLGEGATGRRSRARSAHGRTTGARRPRGTLSALHLSATVRAAAPHQLARGRRGPGLLVRRDDLREAVREGREGNLVLFVVDASGSMAARKRMSAIKGAVLSLLLDAYQRRDKVGLITFRGADAVLALPPTSSVDTAAARLERLPTGGRTPLAAGLLKAREVLRVERLRDPARRPLLVVVTDGRATEARRSGGPTPVERAGRAARMLAGDGVASVVVDCESGPVRLGLAGALARELRGTPVTLDELRADSVTALVRDVRTVSNPRRAA; encoded by the coding sequence GTGACCACCACCTACCCCTTCAGCGCGATCGTCGGCATGGACGGCCTGCGGCTCGCCCTGCTCCTCAACGCCGTCTCCCCCGCCGTGGGCGGCGTCCTGGTACGCGGCGAGAAGGGCACGGCCAAGAGCACCGCCGTAAGGGCGATCGCCTCGCTGCTGCCCGAGGTGGACGTGGTGGCCGGGTGCCGGTTCTCCTGCGATCCGGCCGCGCCCGACCCGTCCTGCCCGGACGGGCCCCATGAGCCGGGCACGGGCGAGGCGCGCCCCGCGCGGATGGTCGAACTGCCCGTGGGCGCCTCCGAGGACCGGCTGGTGGGCGCGCTGGACATCGAGCGGGCGCTGTCGGACGGTGTGAAGGCGTTCGAGCCCGGACTGCTCGCGGACGCCCACCGCGGGGTGCTCTACGTCGACGAGGTCAACCTGCTGCACGACCATCTGATCGACCTGCTGCTCGACGCGGCCGCCATGGGCGCCTCCTACGTGGAGCGCGAGGGGGTGTCCGTACGGCACGCGGCGCGCTTCCTCCTGGTGGGCACCATGAACCCCGAAGAGGGCGAGCTGCGGCCGCAGTTGCTGGACCGCTTCGGCCTCACGGTGGAGGTCGCGGCGTCCCGCGACACCGAGGAGCGGGTCGAGGTGGTGCGGCGGCGGCTGGCGTACGACGAGGACCCCGAGGGGTTCGCGGCGCGCTGGGCGGCGGACGAGGAGGCCCTGCGGGAGCGCATCGCGGCGGCGCGCTCCCTGCTGCCGCGGGTGGCTCTCGGCGACCGCGCGCTGCGGCAGATCGCGGCGGTGTGCGCCGGGTTCGAGGTGGACGGGATGCGCGCGGACATCGTGACGGCCCGTACGGCGACCGCGCTGGCCGCCTGGGCGGGGCGCACCGACGTCCGGACCGAGGACGTACGGGGGGCCGCGCTGTTGTCGCTCCCCCACCGCAGGCGGCGGGCGCCGTTCGACGCGCCGGGGCTCGACGAGGACAAACTGGACGAGATCCTGGGGCGGTTCGAGGAGGACGACCCGGAGCCGGATCCGGACCCGGGCCCCGAGGACGGGCCGGGCGGCTCCGGGCCGGACGACCCGGGCGGCCCCGAGGGCGGACCGCAGGAGGGCGCGGGTGACGGGCCGGGGGAGCAGTCGCCGCCCGCCGAACCCGAGCCGTCCGTCCCCGACCAGCGCACGGGCGAGCACGAGACGGCCGACCGCGAGCCCGACTCCGCCCCGGCCGACCGCGACAGCGGGCCGGGCGAAGCGGACGACGGTGTGGGCGGGGCCGGCGGTGAACGGGCGGCCGTGGGCGCCGCCGAACCGTTCCGGACCCGGCGGCTCGACGTCCCCGGCCTGGGCGAGGGCGCGACAGGCCGTCGCTCGCGCGCCCGCAGCGCGCACGGCCGCACCACCGGGGCGCGCCGCCCGCGGGGGACGCTGTCCGCGCTGCATCTGTCGGCGACCGTCCGGGCGGCCGCCCCGCATCAGCTGGCGCGTGGACGGCGCGGTCCCGGGCTGCTGGTGCGCCGGGACGATCTGCGCGAGGCGGTGCGCGAGGGCCGGGAGGGCAATCTCGTGCTGTTCGTGGTGGACGCGTCGGGCTCGATGGCCGCGCGGAAGCGGATGAGCGCGATCAAGGGCGCGGTGCTGTCGCTGCTGCTCGACGCCTACCAGCGGCGGGACAAGGTCGGGCTGATCACCTTCCGGGGCGCGGACGCCGTGCTGGCGCTGCCGCCCACCTCGTCGGTCGACACGGCCGCCGCACGGCTGGAGCGGCTGCCGACGGGCGGCCGTACGCCGCTGGCGGCCGGGCTGTTGAAGGCCCGGGAGGTACTGCGGGTGGAGCGGCTGCGGGATCCGGCACGCCGTCCGCTGCTGGTCGTGGTGACCGACGGGCGGGCCACGGAGGCGCGGCGGTCCGGCGGTCCCACGCCGGTCGAGCGGGCCGGGCGCGCGGCGCGGATGCTCGCGGGCGACGGGGTCGCCTCGGTGGTCGTGGACTGCGAGTCGGGACCGGTGCGGCTGGGGCTCGCGGGCGCGCTCGCGCGCGAACTGCGGGGCACGCCGGTGACACTCGACGAGCTGCGCGCGGACAGCGTGACCGCGCTGGTGCGCGATGTACGAACCGTTTCGAACCCTCGGAGGGCCGCCTGA
- a CDS encoding class II aldolase/adducin family protein, with protein MTQSRSTRQPQPRLTHPLRQAWTQVVSTARRTTADGLVVGTSGNVSARVGDTVLVTPSGVPYDRLGPRDAVAVDLDGHQVLGTLKPTSELPMHLAIYRETDAEAVVHTHAVHATAVSTLVDELPAIHYMTAALGGPVRVAPYALYGTDELAAAMLEALRDRSGCLLRNHGTVVHGATLDQAYDRTAQLEWMCQVWLTAVSVPGRTPSLIPPDEMRRAAEKLSGYGQKG; from the coding sequence GTGACCCAGTCGCGATCCACGCGGCAGCCGCAGCCGCGGCTGACGCATCCCCTGCGACAGGCATGGACGCAGGTGGTGAGTACGGCCCGCAGGACCACCGCCGACGGCCTGGTCGTCGGCACCTCGGGCAATGTCTCGGCCCGGGTCGGTGACACCGTCCTGGTGACCCCGAGCGGCGTCCCGTACGACCGGCTCGGCCCCAGGGACGCCGTCGCCGTCGACCTGGACGGACACCAGGTCCTCGGCACGCTGAAGCCCACCAGCGAGCTGCCCATGCACCTCGCGATCTACCGGGAGACCGACGCCGAGGCCGTGGTCCACACCCACGCCGTCCACGCCACGGCCGTCTCCACGCTCGTCGACGAGCTCCCCGCGATCCACTACATGACCGCCGCCCTCGGCGGCCCGGTCCGCGTCGCGCCCTACGCGCTCTACGGCACGGACGAACTGGCCGCCGCCATGCTCGAGGCGCTGCGCGACCGCAGCGGCTGTCTGCTGCGCAACCACGGCACCGTCGTCCACGGCGCCACCCTGGACCAGGCGTACGACCGCACCGCCCAGCTCGAATGGATGTGCCAGGTCTGGCTCACCGCGGTCTCCGTCCCCGGCCGCACCCCCTCCCTGATCCCGCCGGACGAGATGCGGCGCGCCGCCGAGAAGCTGAGCGGCTACGGCCAGAAGGGCTGA
- a CDS encoding inorganic phosphate transporter, with amino-acid sequence MEHITLLIGIVIVTALVFDFTNGFHDTANAMATTISTGALGPRVAVAMSAVLNLVGAFLSVEVAKTISGGIIDEGSGIQPEVIFAGLVGAILWNLVTWLAGLPSSSSHALFGGLIGATVVSVGLDGVNGDAIVMKVLIPAVAAPIVAGIATLAATRLTYRLGRDRSPEDTAKGYRAGQIASAALVSLAHGTNDAQKTMGVITLALVTGNVVAPDSDPPLWVIVSAGLAIALGTYLGGWRIIRTMGKGITDIQPPQGFAAQTGAATVILASSHIGFALSTTQVCSGAVMGAGVGRKGAVVRWSTAGRMVIAWVLTLPAAGLVAGAAALLADQGNAGITAVAVLAVLACGAIWMLSRRKPVDHTNVNEVGTQEPVGAVTAALRSVAPPPAGAASAAPEDDTSEHTPEQTPTPAAASSTTR; translated from the coding sequence ATGGAACACATCACGCTTCTCATCGGGATCGTGATCGTCACGGCCTTGGTGTTCGACTTCACGAACGGCTTTCACGACACGGCTAACGCCATGGCCACCACCATCTCCACGGGAGCACTCGGGCCCAGGGTGGCGGTGGCGATGTCGGCCGTCCTCAATCTCGTCGGCGCGTTCCTGTCCGTGGAGGTGGCCAAGACCATCTCCGGCGGGATCATCGACGAGGGATCCGGTATCCAGCCAGAAGTGATCTTCGCGGGACTCGTCGGCGCGATCCTGTGGAATCTGGTGACGTGGCTCGCCGGACTCCCCTCCAGCTCCTCGCACGCCCTGTTCGGCGGTCTGATCGGCGCCACCGTGGTCTCCGTGGGCCTGGACGGGGTCAATGGCGACGCGATCGTCATGAAGGTCCTGATCCCCGCCGTCGCCGCGCCGATCGTGGCCGGCATCGCCACGCTGGCCGCCACCCGGCTCACCTACCGGCTCGGCCGCGACCGCTCCCCCGAGGACACCGCGAAGGGCTACCGCGCGGGGCAGATCGCCTCCGCCGCCCTGGTCTCCCTGGCCCACGGCACCAACGACGCCCAGAAGACGATGGGCGTGATCACCCTGGCGCTGGTCACCGGGAACGTGGTGGCGCCCGACTCCGACCCGCCGCTGTGGGTCATCGTCTCGGCGGGCCTGGCCATCGCGCTCGGCACCTACCTGGGCGGCTGGCGCATCATCCGCACCATGGGCAAGGGCATCACCGACATCCAGCCGCCGCAGGGCTTCGCCGCCCAGACCGGCGCCGCGACCGTCATCCTCGCCTCCTCCCACATCGGCTTCGCGCTGTCCACCACCCAGGTCTGCTCCGGTGCCGTCATGGGCGCGGGTGTCGGCCGTAAGGGCGCCGTGGTGCGCTGGTCGACCGCGGGCCGCATGGTGATCGCCTGGGTGCTGACCCTGCCGGCCGCCGGTCTGGTGGCGGGCGCCGCCGCGCTCCTCGCCGACCAGGGGAACGCGGGAATCACGGCGGTGGCCGTGCTCGCCGTCCTGGCCTGCGGGGCGATCTGGATGCTGTCGCGCCGCAAGCCCGTGGACCACACCAACGTCAACGAGGTCGGCACCCAGGAGCCGGTGGGCGCCGTCACGGCCGCCCTGCGGTCCGTGGCCCCGCCGCCCGCCGGTGCGGCGAGCGCCGCCCCCGAGGACGACACCTCGGAGCACACACCCGAGCAGACCCCCACCCCCGCCGCCGCGAGCAGCACCACCCGCTAA
- the cobC gene encoding Rv2231c family pyridoxal phosphate-dependent protein CobC, translating into MSAEPSADLPAAGAAADGGSAGFDLRHHGDAEVRGADSALTDLAVNVRAGTPPDWLKAHIAASLDGLAAYPDGRVAREAVAARHGLPVGRVLLTAGAAEAFVLLARAIPARRPVVVHPQFTEPEAALRDAGHPVERVVLDERDGFRLAAAAVPEDADLVVIGNPTNPTSVLHPADAVAGLARPGRTLVVDEAFMDAVPGESESLAARTDVPGLVVLRSLTKTWGLAGLRIGYVLAEPDTITALERVQPLWPVSSPALAAAEACCTPSALAEAARAADRTAADRAHLADRLAELAESAEVRVCGPAAGPFLLIRVEGAAAIRTRLRELGFAVRRGDTFPGLGPEWLRLAVRDRATTDRFIIALTKAIADAAA; encoded by the coding sequence ATGTCCGCTGAGCCGTCGGCGGACCTGCCCGCGGCAGGGGCCGCCGCCGATGGCGGGTCCGCCGGGTTCGATCTGCGGCATCACGGGGACGCGGAGGTGCGGGGTGCCGACTCCGCCCTGACGGACCTCGCGGTCAATGTCCGGGCCGGTACGCCTCCGGATTGGCTCAAGGCCCATATCGCCGCGTCCCTCGACGGACTGGCCGCGTATCCGGACGGGCGGGTGGCGCGGGAGGCGGTCGCCGCGCGCCATGGGCTTCCGGTCGGCCGGGTGCTGCTGACGGCGGGCGCCGCGGAGGCGTTCGTCCTGCTCGCCCGTGCCATACCGGCCCGGCGGCCGGTGGTGGTGCATCCGCAGTTCACCGAGCCGGAGGCGGCGCTGCGGGACGCGGGGCACCCGGTGGAGCGCGTGGTCCTCGACGAGCGGGACGGCTTCCGGCTGGCCGCGGCGGCCGTGCCGGAGGACGCCGATCTGGTGGTGATCGGCAACCCCACCAACCCCACATCCGTGCTGCACCCGGCCGATGCCGTGGCCGGGCTCGCCCGGCCGGGGCGGACGCTGGTGGTGGACGAGGCGTTCATGGACGCCGTCCCGGGTGAGTCGGAGTCGCTGGCGGCCCGCACCGATGTGCCGGGGCTCGTGGTGCTGCGCAGCCTCACCAAGACCTGGGGCCTGGCGGGGCTGCGGATCGGCTATGTACTGGCGGAGCCGGACACCATCACGGCGCTGGAGCGGGTCCAGCCGCTGTGGCCGGTGTCCAGCCCGGCCCTGGCGGCGGCCGAGGCGTGCTGCACCCCGTCCGCCCTCGCCGAGGCGGCCCGCGCCGCCGACCGTACGGCCGCCGACCGGGCCCATCTCGCCGACCGGCTGGCCGAGTTGGCGGAGTCGGCCGAGGTGCGGGTGTGCGGCCCGGCGGCGGGGCCGTTTCTGCTGATCCGTGTGGAGGGCGCGGCGGCGATCCGCACCCGGCTGCGGGAGCTGGGCTTCGCGGTCCGCCGCGGTGACACGTTCCCGGGCCTCGGCCCGGAGTGGCTCCGGCTCGCCGTCCGCGACCGCGCCACGACGGATCGCTTCATCATCGCCTTGACGAAGGCGATAGCGGACGCGGCCGCCTAA
- a CDS encoding sirohydrochlorin chelatase produces the protein MTTPPALLIAGIGTRDERHAAAFQAFVRELAARHPDLPVAGGLTGPGSHPLSDAVTRLVGEGVTRFAVVPMTLIPAAPPRDDIAAALAQEAERHADASFASARPLGPHRTLLSLLERRLDEALGNRPRLPSDRAETTVLLVGDGSPLPEANAEVHRAARLLWEGRGFAGVEVAFASLAAPDVASGLDRCAKLGARRVVVLPYFLFEGDALERVRQQAEGWGLAHPEVEVVPADVIGPAWELADLVMDRYEEVADTSERAGFSDEAHAFAHPDAHADVR, from the coding sequence GTGACGACCCCGCCCGCCCTGCTCATCGCAGGTATCGGCACGCGAGACGAAAGGCATGCCGCCGCCTTCCAGGCATTCGTCAGGGAGTTGGCCGCACGCCACCCGGACCTGCCCGTGGCGGGTGGCCTCACCGGACCGGGCAGCCATCCGCTGTCCGACGCGGTCACCCGGCTCGTCGGGGAAGGGGTGACCCGCTTCGCGGTCGTCCCGATGACGCTGATCCCCGCGGCTCCCCCGAGAGACGACATCGCCGCCGCGCTGGCCCAGGAGGCGGAGCGGCACGCCGACGCCTCGTTCGCCTCCGCCCGGCCGCTCGGCCCGCACCGCACACTGCTGAGCCTGCTGGAGCGGCGGCTCGACGAGGCGCTGGGCAATCGGCCCCGGCTGCCCTCGGACCGCGCGGAGACGACCGTGCTGCTGGTGGGCGACGGTTCGCCGCTCCCCGAGGCCAACGCCGAGGTGCACCGCGCGGCCCGGCTGCTGTGGGAGGGCCGTGGCTTCGCGGGCGTCGAGGTCGCCTTCGCCTCGCTCGCCGCCCCGGACGTGGCCTCCGGCCTGGACCGCTGCGCCAAGCTGGGGGCGCGGCGTGTCGTGGTGCTGCCGTACTTCCTGTTCGAGGGTGACGCCCTGGAGCGGGTGCGGCAGCAGGCGGAGGGCTGGGGGCTCGCCCACCCCGAGGTCGAGGTGGTCCCGGCCGATGTCATCGGCCCGGCGTGGGAGTTGGCCGACCTGGTCATGGATCGCTATGAGGAGGTGGCCGACACCAGCGAGCGCGCCGGATTCAGCGATGAGGCCCATGCCTTCGCGCATCCGGATGCCCACGCCGATGTCCGCTGA
- a CDS encoding cobalamin biosynthesis protein, with product MPADHASFACGAALGFLGDLATGDPRRGHPVAAFGRAAAAAERRLWRDHRGYGALHTALCAGGAAAGAALLTRAVRGLGSRRGAEVALTAAATWAVLGGTSLGREARAVGGALAAGDLEVARERLPHLCGRDPQALDGPQIARAVVESVAENTSDAVVGALVWGAVGGVPGLIGFRAVNTLDAMVGHKSPRYRRFGWAAARLDDVAGWPGARLTAALATLAGPDPRGAWRAWRRDGGRHPSPNAGPVEASFAGALAVRLGGTLAYGGRVEHRPVLNSGGRPVESADIERAIRLSRRVGVLALGVSMAARPVLRALTGRPRALGRGGG from the coding sequence ATGCCTGCCGACCACGCCTCGTTCGCGTGTGGCGCGGCCCTCGGCTTCCTCGGCGACCTCGCCACGGGTGATCCGCGCCGCGGCCATCCGGTGGCCGCGTTCGGGCGCGCCGCCGCGGCCGCCGAGCGCCGGCTGTGGCGCGACCACCGGGGCTACGGGGCCCTGCACACCGCGTTGTGCGCGGGCGGCGCGGCCGCCGGTGCCGCGCTGCTGACCCGCGCCGTACGGGGCCTTGGCAGCCGCCGTGGCGCGGAGGTCGCGCTGACCGCCGCCGCCACCTGGGCCGTGCTGGGCGGCACGAGCCTGGGCCGTGAGGCACGGGCCGTCGGCGGGGCGCTGGCCGCCGGGGACCTCGAGGTCGCCCGGGAGCGGCTGCCGCATCTGTGCGGCCGCGATCCGCAGGCGCTGGACGGGCCGCAGATCGCCCGCGCGGTGGTCGAATCGGTGGCCGAGAACACCTCCGACGCCGTCGTGGGCGCGCTGGTGTGGGGCGCCGTGGGCGGTGTGCCGGGGCTCATAGGATTCCGTGCCGTCAACACCCTGGACGCCATGGTGGGCCACAAGTCGCCGCGCTACCGGCGGTTCGGCTGGGCGGCGGCCCGGCTGGACGATGTGGCCGGCTGGCCCGGTGCGCGCCTTACGGCGGCCCTGGCGACGCTCGCGGGCCCCGATCCGCGCGGTGCGTGGCGCGCCTGGCGGCGCGACGGCGGACGCCATCCGAGCCCCAACGCGGGCCCCGTGGAGGCGTCCTTCGCGGGCGCGCTCGCCGTCCGGCTGGGCGGCACCCTCGCGTACGGCGGCCGGGTCGAGCACCGACCGGTGCTCAACTCCGGCGGGCGGCCGGTGGAGTCGGCCGACATCGAGCGGGCGATACGGCTGTCGCGGCGCGTCGGCGTGCTGGCGCTCGGAGTGTCCATGGCGGCCCGGCCGGTCCTGAGGGCGTTGACGGGACGGCCCCGGGCCTTGGGAAGGGGCGGCGGATGA
- a CDS encoding cobyric acid synthase, translating to MSGIRAKDGTEGSGARGGGLLVAGTTSDAGKSVVTAGICRWLARKGVSVAPFKAQNMSLNSFVTREGAEIGRAQAMQAAAARVEPSALMNPVLLKPGSDRSSQVVLLGKPVGELSARGYFGGPGAPSPGERVSTGREALLGTVTECLEELRRTHDAVICEGAGSPAEINLRRTDIVNMGLARAAGLPVVVVGDIDRGGVFASFFGTTALLSAADQRHVAAYLVNKFRGDVSLLEPGLEMLRDLTGRPTVGVLPFAHGLGIDEEDGLRVSLRGAVRESVVAPPYGADVLRIAVAAVPLMSNFTDVDALAAEPGVIVRFVDRPEELADADLVVLPGTRGTVRALEWLRERGLADAIARRAAEGRPVLGVCGGFQALGERIEDEVESKAGTVAGLGLLPVRVRFAAEKTLARPVGEALGERVEGYEIHHGVAELLDGAEEPFLDGCRVGSVWGTHWHGSLESDGFRRAFLRRVAAAAGRAFVPAPDTRFGELREEQLDRLGDLIEEHADTDALLRLIEEGVPEGLPFVPPGVPGGTP from the coding sequence ATGAGCGGGATACGCGCTAAGGACGGCACGGAGGGTTCCGGGGCACGCGGCGGGGGGCTGCTCGTCGCGGGCACGACCTCCGACGCGGGCAAGAGCGTGGTGACGGCCGGGATCTGCCGGTGGCTCGCCCGTAAGGGCGTCAGCGTGGCGCCCTTCAAGGCGCAGAACATGTCGCTCAACTCCTTCGTCACCCGGGAGGGGGCGGAGATCGGGCGGGCGCAGGCCATGCAGGCGGCCGCCGCGCGCGTCGAGCCCAGTGCGCTGATGAACCCGGTCCTGCTGAAGCCGGGCAGTGACCGCAGCAGTCAAGTGGTGCTGCTGGGCAAGCCGGTGGGCGAGCTGAGCGCGCGCGGGTACTTCGGCGGGCCCGGGGCCCCCTCGCCCGGCGAGAGGGTCTCCACGGGGCGGGAGGCGCTGCTGGGGACCGTCACGGAGTGCCTGGAGGAGCTGCGGCGCACCCATGACGCGGTGATCTGCGAGGGCGCGGGCAGCCCCGCCGAGATCAATCTGCGCCGCACCGACATCGTCAACATGGGTCTTGCGCGCGCCGCAGGGCTTCCGGTCGTGGTGGTCGGGGACATCGACCGCGGTGGTGTCTTCGCGTCCTTCTTCGGCACGACCGCGCTGCTGTCGGCCGCCGACCAACGGCATGTGGCCGCCTACCTGGTGAACAAGTTCCGCGGCGATGTGAGCCTTCTGGAGCCCGGCCTCGAGATGCTGCGCGACCTCACCGGGCGCCCGACCGTCGGGGTGCTCCCGTTCGCCCACGGGCTGGGCATCGACGAGGAGGACGGGCTGCGGGTGTCGCTGCGCGGCGCGGTGCGGGAGAGCGTCGTGGCGCCCCCTTACGGCGCGGACGTCCTGCGGATCGCGGTGGCCGCCGTACCGCTGATGTCCAACTTCACGGACGTGGACGCGCTGGCGGCAGAGCCGGGCGTGATCGTGCGGTTCGTGGACCGGCCCGAGGAGCTGGCCGACGCCGACCTGGTGGTGCTGCCGGGTACCAGGGGCACCGTAAGGGCGCTGGAGTGGCTGCGTGAGCGCGGGCTGGCCGACGCGATCGCCCGGCGGGCCGCCGAGGGCCGTCCGGTACTGGGCGTCTGCGGCGGCTTCCAGGCGCTCGGGGAGCGCATCGAGGACGAGGTCGAGTCGAAGGCCGGGACGGTCGCCGGGCTCGGACTGCTGCCGGTGCGGGTGCGGTTCGCGGCCGAGAAGACTCTGGCCCGGCCGGTGGGCGAGGCGCTCGGCGAGCGGGTGGAGGGCTACGAGATCCACCACGGGGTCGCCGAGCTGCTGGACGGAGCCGAGGAGCCCTTCCTGGACGGCTGCCGGGTGGGCTCGGTGTGGGGCACGCACTGGCACGGCTCGCTGGAGAGCGACGGCTTCCGGCGGGCGTTTCTGCGGCGGGTGGCCGCCGCGGCGGGCCGGGCGTTCGTCCCCGCGCCGGACACCCGCTTCGGCGAGCTGCGCGAGGAGCAGCTCGACCGCCTCGGCGACCTGATCGAGGAGCACGCCGACACGGACGCGCTGCTGCGGCTCATCGAGGAGGGCGTCCCTGAGGGGCTGCCGTTCGTCCCTCCGGGGGTCCCAGGGGGGACGCCATGA